In Mastigocladopsis repens PCC 10914, a single window of DNA contains:
- a CDS encoding J domain-containing protein, translating to MPQSSEPTYYSLLGLHPSASAIEIRRAYRELSKHYHPDTTKLPTPVATAKFQQLNEAYATLSSPERRFSYDLKIGYSRFGVIQPPPDLNHPVSYSYDWSKSAYLDASDRPLSTGEIFALFILGLTFLTCLLLVIAIGLTRGEAAFQTQLLQNTPAVQQRDISISQPTPPILLS from the coding sequence ATGCCACAAAGCAGCGAACCGACCTATTACTCCCTGCTAGGACTGCATCCCTCCGCCTCGGCAATCGAAATCCGTCGCGCTTACCGGGAACTGAGCAAGCACTATCATCCAGATACGACAAAATTGCCCACTCCTGTAGCTACTGCCAAATTTCAGCAACTTAACGAGGCGTACGCCACCCTCAGCAGTCCAGAACGGAGATTTAGCTACGACCTGAAAATTGGTTATTCGCGCTTTGGGGTGATCCAACCACCCCCCGACTTGAATCATCCTGTTTCCTATTCCTACGACTGGTCGAAATCAGCTTACCTTGATGCCAGCGATCGCCCCCTCTCAACTGGCGAAATCTTTGCTTTGTTTATTCTGGGACTGACATTTTTAACTTGCTTGCTGCTAGTGATCGCGATCGGTTTAACCCGTGGTGAGGCTGCCTTCCAAACGCAACTGCTACAAAATACCCCAGCAGTACAACAA